A region of Halosolutus amylolyticus DNA encodes the following proteins:
- a CDS encoding V-type ATP synthase subunit E, with product MSLDTVVEDIREEAHARAEDIRSEGETRAEEIESAAEEDAEEIVATAEREVEREIEQLREQRLSSAKLEAKQKRLEARRDVLGEVREQVEDELAALEGETREELTRDLLEAASDEFDADDDVSVYGRPDDQELIESILADYDGYEYAGEYDCLGGVVVESEQSRVRVNNTFDSVLEDVWEDNLREISNRLFEQ from the coding sequence ATGAGTTTGGACACAGTCGTAGAAGACATTCGAGAAGAGGCCCACGCGCGTGCGGAGGACATCCGCAGTGAGGGCGAAACGCGCGCCGAAGAGATCGAATCGGCCGCCGAGGAGGACGCCGAGGAGATCGTCGCGACTGCAGAGCGGGAAGTCGAACGCGAGATCGAGCAGCTTCGCGAACAGCGTCTCTCCAGTGCCAAGCTGGAGGCGAAACAGAAACGCCTGGAGGCACGCCGTGACGTCCTCGGCGAGGTTCGCGAGCAGGTCGAAGACGAACTTGCCGCGCTCGAGGGAGAGACCCGCGAAGAACTCACTCGAGATCTGCTCGAGGCCGCGAGCGACGAGTTCGACGCCGACGACGACGTCAGCGTCTACGGCCGTCCCGACGACCAGGAGCTGATCGAGTCGATCCTCGCGGACTACGACGGCTACGAGTACGCCGGCGAGTACGACTGTCTCGGCGGGGTCGTCGTCGAGAGCGAGCAGTCCCGTGTTCGAGTCAACAACACGTTCGACTCGGTGCTCGAGGACGTCTGGGAGGACAACCTCCGGGAGATCAGCAACCGACTCTTCGAGCAATGA